One Pomacea canaliculata isolate SZHN2017 linkage group LG1, ASM307304v1, whole genome shotgun sequence genomic window, ATTCTATATCTCGTTGTCACACAGTCGCTGCACATTAGCAAGCCCTCATTTCAGGAGACTAGATGTTTGTATGCAGGGATGCCCCGTGCGCCATTTATTTAACATACTTCTTCCGAGTTGGGGGCACGGTGACCCACGAAGACGCGTCCTATTCTATCATGATAATGTCTACCAGCAGGCTTGGTCTTCACCGtgcagaaaaagagagaggtggagggATGAGGACCGCTCAAAGGAAGTGAGACAGAGTGGTCCAGGCGCTTTTGCGGTAATAGAATGAGTTGAGTGACCTCCCCTAGGGGACTGATGGCCGTGTTCTGGCGACTTGTGCAGGAACTGGCGGTACGAACAGGAGATTGACGGACTGCTGTGGAAGATCGACTCCTCACACATTCAGATGGGACAACAGGCCAGCCCCGTGGGAACTGCCGGCGACAAACATAACCACGATGGTGGGGTAAGTAAAGAGCGCCTTTTCCCTGAGGGGTTTGCTTCACGGACAAAGAAGTGCGCCATACACAGGTTTCTTTAAGATAAACTATTGAGAAAGATGATATGGTTGCTGTTGCTATCCTGATGAGGATATTCTGTTTTGTGAAAATTCTCTTCGGGAActttccgtcctcttccctgggaCAAGAAAGAGGAACGGCCTGAGTGATTACAAAAATTGTTGCTGCCATGACTAATAGGTGGTCAGTCGCAGTGTTTAGCCGTGTAAAACAAATCAGTCCGTTTTGTGTGCTTCCCGCGAGCACCTGCGTATACATTTTAACTTGTATACTTGACAAATGTGCAAAAGAAACACTGGTGTTCCGTTTAGAGTTACGGGCACTGCTGGGATTCAGTAGACTTAGATATagattgatttttcttttggcaaaataattaaataaagattttttccGAGGAGGTCAAGGCAGCCGCGTTGGGATGTTCACATATGGCATAGAAAAGGTCAGTGCGAAAAGgtcatgggaaaaaaattaagttgttTACCGCTTTAAGAAGAGACAATCAGATtccagaaaaggaaaatttctcCAGTCTTGCAAGTAGAACAGTGACAAAACGGGCGTAAGGAGAGCAAACTGACCTGTCAGGCAGGCAGGgcgacacaaacacagacagatTATGGTGAGGCCATGAACGACAGATTAACAGATTAGCAAAGTCTGGTAAAGTTCTGAATTCGATGCGAACCTTGACTAGCAGCCAGTGCACATCGTGGAAAGGGTGTAATATTATCGTACTTCTGCTCGCGGAATGCAACACGAGCAACATTGTTTTGAACTCTCTCGAGCTATGCCGGGAAGGTGGTCAGGGACATCAGTGAGTAGAGATTTACAATTGTCAGGACAACACAAAGTCCGACATATACTGCTTGATTGAAGATACAGAGAGGAGATATCGGATACGGTTTGTCCTAAACAATTCAAGAAAGATAGGCATCCTGACTGAATTAATATGATAGCAAGATAATATATAGTCTGACCGCctgcatataaaatgttttcggTCGAAGTGACTTCCCGCCCATTCATCAAACTCGACCCTGACACGAGTAGTTTCCACAAGGTAGCAAATCATGTCACAAGCAATTCTTTGGGACcaagatttctttctctttccaccCCAAGACAATCAAAGCGTTTTTCTTACACTAATGCCTGAatttaatttatctttcaaaaaagCAATTTGTAATATTTCACAATGAAGTATTGCCAGTTCAGCTTTATTATTGAATAGTTGCGATCTCTTATTCATTCTCTTTGTCACAAAGGGCATCAGCATGGTTTCAACTGAATCCAGGAACTCCTACACACaagtttttgttaaaattgGTGTGTACAAGAACCGGACAGTGGCACTCAAGATGTACGAAAAGAGCAAAGTCGACCTTGGACGACACactaagaaagaaatgaagcttGTGAGTATTGTAGGGGTCTGATACCCTCAGCTGATTGACTAATCAAACCTCTGTAAGTTTATGTTTCCGACAATTGTATATTATGGTTGTCTACTTCTCGTATCTCACGCATTCTCAATGACGGTTTGATACTGGAACGTGTTGATGATGCAAAGTTCACCTTTGACTGCTTGACTTCTGTACGATTCTATTAACTTTCATTAGTTTTGTTGACTACCTCGTACCATCACAGATTCTAAGTGCTAATTGGTTGGCCTGAGTCGAACAAGTCAGAAAGGTCAATGTTACTAGCAAGTTTACGACACTTGCAGCTACTGTCAGATTTTTACAGAAGTTCGTTGTGAACttgtaactttttttaaccACATATTGAAAGGCTTATATTCTTACATTCTAATCACTGAAGGCCACAGCCAACTGAAGAAAACTTCAAGCGCATACTAATAACGGGATCTGCCATGCATGATGTCGTGGAAAATAAGTTCGTGACCTTTCCCAAAACAGAGTTGGCACCATTTTAGGCTTGTATTTCGGGAAATGAAAAATTGCTCGAATTTAAGTCACAATACTTAAAAAatcggattttttttcagtcaaacaCAAAGAATGACTCGTGAGTGGACcgttaatttaaataatttcgtTAACAGACCGTCGTGGTTGTATTCAGGTCATGATGTTTTCTGCATTTGGACATTTTTCCCTTATAGATTTTGGCTTACTTTCCTTCAATTCTTGCTTTAATCTTTGTTCTGTTAACATCCAAAGATGCGCAAAGCTAcagaaccaacaaaaaaaaaataaaaataataaaaataccgAAGAACAAGACTTGAAAGAGAACACTCCTGTACCTGAGAGGCATAAACCATTGTATCGTATAAAAATACAAGGTCTCAGCTGGCTTATTCACTGGCTTTTCTTTGTCCATTAAAAAGTTACGATTTACTGAAAGAAGAGTTTTGTGTTTCCAAAACCTTATCTTCTCATGGAGTTTCTCGTTTACCTCGCCTCACTCTTCCCGCCTCACGCAACCTGAATGTAAAGGAGCCAAGAGTTAGAGCTGATCATATCTACCCCGCACATAGACAATAtaaactttctttcattatcttatttaattttgagTCTTCACCATCCAGTTTTAAAATAGGAGAATTTGTCTGAAATGTTTCCCGTTTGTCTTTGGTCTGTTTACACTTTgtattctcttttcttctctccgtCTCCTGTCTGCTTCCTGTCTCCTGTCTCGCTTTCagcttcacttttttcctctattcattcatccttttctttctaTCAAAGTCTTGTCTCCCGACATGCACTCAAGGGAGCAGGGGAGAATGTAGTTGCATTACTTTTCAGTAGTTTTGTCTCTTGACAGCAAGGCTTGTGCTGATGGGAAAGAACTGATGTTTCATCTTCATGTTATTGAATTTTTACAGCTTGGCGATCTCAGACATGTTAACATCAACAGTTTCATTGGGGCTTCCGTGGATACCGACTTCCTGATTCTTGTCACTGAATATTGTTCCAAAGGAAGCCTTACGGTAAGATACTAGCCTGAGGGGGTGTCCAGAGATTTCTTGTAAGCCCATGATTTGTGGAGGCGTGTAGGATTGTATGAAAgtggagaaggaaaagaaagaaaaaaaaataaataaaaaggtaaatgaCGATTTATGTAAACGGcagatagacacacagacacaaacagcaGGGTAGAGAAAGGAGTGGGGAAGGGGTTGGGAAAATAATGGACGAGAGCGTGTACAgattgtgcgcatgcgtggtagATCATGTCTCCATCTATATCAGAGATATAAAGAGAACTGGTGTGGATAATGAACATAATTagcatcagtttttttctgatttccttGCCCTGTGTTTTTCGCGagctaagaaaaaaataattatttgttccGTGCTCAGAAttcattgaaaataaaaaatcagcaTTGACATTTGCTCTCCACTTTATGTCATGCAGGACGTCTTGGAAAACGAAGACATTACACTGGATAAAATGTTCATCTCTTCTATCGTCAAAGATATTCTTCAGGTACTTGCTGTTTGGTCTGAAAGCTCACTAtatctctatatattttttcaagtcTTCCAAGTTATTCATGATAgtttaattatgtatattttttacctGGTTCGAGATGCACGATATGTGTCCGTTGACGATATGACGATTTTATTATGGTAATTTATCTGAGTGCTCCTCATTAACCACTCACTTAGTTGCATGCCAAAGTGTTGTGTACCCAAAAAAGAACTGCTAAACATTCTCGAATTTTGCAAAACCTGAACATTTTAGGTCTTACAGATCATCTCGCATTAGGAAAGAATtgactttttaaatgtttattctcCGACAATAAAAGGAGCGTTTGTAACAGGGTCTGACTTTTATGAGTGCCATAAGCTAAAAGCCAACTAAACACGCGGAGTCACAGTAACTGGGACTAGAAGCTCGAGATACATTCCTTGCGAAGTTTTCAAAGAAAGTATTATGGTTCTCTGATGTCACGTGGGCAGGGCATGATCTACATACACGCCAGCGACCTGCAGTTCCACGGGAACCTCAAGAGCTCCAACTGTCTGATCACGTCCCGCTGGACTGTGCAGGTGGGCGACTTCGGGCTGATGGACACCCGCGCCATGACCTATCACCCCGAGGACGTGTTTGCCTATTACCGCAGTGAGTTgcagcaggtggcgctgctaTTGCTTTGGACGAGAGCCACCCGTTGCGTGTCTAAATGGGTGGAAGCGTTAGAGTAAAGAAGAGTATATGCCTGGAAAGGGTTGGAGGAtcccttctttcttccctccctccaccgGGCTTGACAAGTTGTCGTCATGTTGACTGGTTTGCCAGCCAGCCAGCTACAGCTTTTCTTACATCTATCACTCTCCGTCTTGCttttcctgaatttttttttctcccgttATCTACCTACCCACCTATCTATCGGTGTGTGTTGAGcgttcttctgtgtgtgtgtttctccaTTCCTTCCTCTCTCATCTCCGTCTCCAATGAATCTGTAATTCTACTTTTTTGCTGTCTGCAtgattaatctttcttttttctttttatttttcttgctctttcctttttcttcagtGTGCCCTTCTTTTTAACTCTCCGCCGGTCGATTTCTTTCGCCTTTTGTTCATTCACTGCTTGTCTTTCCTCTTACCTCTCTCCATCGCTGAAAAGCCCTCGCGATGTCTCATCATTAGGGTGCTAAGCACAAGGCAAACATGCCCCTCCTCAGCTTTAAGTGAGTCTGGCGCCGAAGGCATCCCTCCTGGAAGGCTTGCTGAACCGTTTTGTCAAAAAGTGCTAGGGCCCAACTAAAGAGCAAAATGCatatctccttctctctttcctctctcttgaTCTCTTTTATAccttcctccctctttctcttggCCTTTACCgcaatttcatttatttaacagCAGTGTGGTTGTCTCCCTCTTACGCCGTTTTGCTTCTATCCTCCTGTGCTTTAGTTCATTATATAGTCTTCAAATTCGAGTATAATTTTGGCCAGTCAGTTTGAATAACTGTTTAGCAGACGTGGGAAGAGTGAAAGAGGATTTGAAAAAATTAGCAGCAGacgaaaaaaagggaggagCAAGCGGACTAATAACCCACCATTGACAACCACCTGCGGCTAGAGTCCTTTATCAGTACGGTGATGGAGATAATTTGCTATTGCCTGCATTTTTCTATGCTtgtgacacaaaaataagaaaatcacgctttcagtttaaaattcatttattagtTGTACTAAGATTTAATTAGTctcacataaatattttaacagatcTTGTAATATGTAATAGAGTCCTTTAAACATCACTAAAACAACTTCTAACATTTACATATTAGTGAAATGAACAAACTAATTATCTCTATATTTTCCAGACTTACTATGGAAGGCACCTGAACTGCTTCGCTCAGCCAAGCCCCACAGAGGCTCGTGTAAGGGGGACATCTATGCTTTCGGCATCGTTCTCTACGAAATTTTTGGTCGCTGTGGACCGTTCGGAAACTGCCGACTGTCTCCACAAGGTACAGAtgacttttgacctttttcCCGAGTAAACGTTTGGTGAGAGAAATGCTTACTATAATAACTAAAGTAGCTTTGCTTAAGCctgcagagacagagaaagaaagaaaattcgaACCAACGAATAAATTTAAGTAGATAAATACATCTTATCTTTCAGCACATCCAACCTTCGCTTAAAAGTAAGGAGCTTAGATATCTTAGAAATTTACTAAGctttgaagaatgaaaaaaattacatagaATCAGTAAAGTGCTGTAAGgataaaaactaaagaaaacatttatggctataaagagaaaaaaaaataaaatccttaaattttatttcttaggCCTAATACTGTAATATAAGTATTGTATTCAGGTAATATAAAACTTTTaactgtaattaaaattaatgttgcGTAAAACATTCCAGATTATTGATCCGCGatatatatagatgtgtgtggTTGGGGGAGAGGAAGGGTTAAAGATTAAGACAATCAATCGTGGAGATCGATCAGCAAAAACACCACTAAGAGATCAGACCatctgctttattatttttacaacacacacacacgtgtaagcgcgatgcccacacacacaacccactctatcattctctttctttttgtggggCACGACTAGGGGTTTGATGACACTCAGACATGCGCTAAATCCCTGGTGCTGGTAGCTCTGGACTCAGTTTGTCTGGGTAATCTGTCCCATCATGCGGCACGCTGTCCTCACGTTTGATGTCACGGAACATTCTCGATGTGGTGGACCACCAGCCATGCAGCTCTCGCGTGCCGACAACCACTACTGTCCGTCAAAACTCCCAGCTCGCAATCGGCGCGGAATAAATggttttatgtatatattccTAACTTCATTCCCACTGCATCGACTGGACGACTAACCATTAGTGCTCGTCTCCAGAATCAAAGTGTTCGCCTCTCATTCCGCCGGCAGAGTCGCCGCGCGAATCAAGTAGCACGCAAGGGAAGGTCGGGAGAAGGAAGGTCTAGAATGTCCTGCCTTGGGACCAAATGTCTTTGAGACTGCTTATAACATTCCGAGGCAGCAGTTGCAAGAAACGCGCTTTTTCAACAGCTGGTCTGTGGATCATAAATTCATCAAACCAAAGAGCAAAGGTCAGCTTTTTTATTAGTGCAGTTTGTTTCCTCTTCCTGGATAGGCAATCACAGAGCGGCACCATGATGGCTTCACGCACGTGCCCTCCTATGACGTCACATCCTGATCGATCATATAGTAAGGAGGTAATTTGCAATATATCAGCCGCTACATTTCCGGGTTGTCTTATCCTCTAGACTGCTTTAAACGTTGTATCTGAAAACTGTGTTGCCGAGGCTGAACTTTGAAGGGCTCAGACTTTACTCGACAGGATATGACGTATCGTGACAAGACGAAGTCCCGGATTCTCGTCTGCATTCTGATTACCATTACGACGGATTGAATAGCCTTTGCCTTTATCTCTGGCAGCCGATGGAGAGCAGCAGACGAGCTCAATGGTCtgttgaagaaataaagacCTTTATGGACGCGATCATTCAGTCGTTGAGTGCATTTAACCTTACAGcgaaatgtgtaaacaaagtgTAAACAATGTAAGTGTGTGGTTACATTTAGGTTCTAGCTTTCAAGACACATGATGgcttagaaatattttttttaaaaaaagaaatttacagaaCGTAGctagaaaaagaggaaaatatttaaatattttgtagttaGTGCTTTCTCTCTAACATTTTTACAGGCAGTGTATAACTAAACTTTTGCTATCAGAAGTACTTATTTAAAAGTCGTCTACATGAAATCTTGAATAAGCTGCTTAGACCTACTTTGTACTTGCCTACAAACAGTTGCAATCACACCTTCAACCTGCTAATAATGACATAGTTGTTGCTAAGTATAATGGATGCAGTCCACAACTGGAGAGAAAGTTAGGTAtcaaagaacaaacatttgCAGTATTCTGAGattattcaaaagaaaacagatgctCTTGCTTCACACTCTCGCTGCCACAAAGCAGACCTGATAAATGATGGAGATGGCGCTGGTATCGAGCTGTGAGCAACTTGCGGGGGATAAAGGCAAAGGCGGGCTGTCTGCTGGCGAGTAGGAAGACAAACAACtccaagacaaaataaaattgtcaacGTTCTGATGAATCTGCTCCCCTGATAACCTCCAACCTGAGGTCAgacaattgtttttatttgcgcAGAGACATCTCTGCCTTAATTAAATGAATATGGGCGTTTGATCGATGGTGTTTAAATTTGAATCTGAACTTTTCAGCGAACAAATGAACGAGTCTCAAATAACGTCTAGGTTGTTTATTCTTACTGAAACATCCTCCCTAATTACCTTTttctacaaaattaaaatgtcatcagAATAGTTTAGAAGCAATGAGCAAAAATTGTGTCTAGAAATGATCACCAAAATACTTGAGAAAATAAGTTGGTAAAGTGTCAGGAAACTCGGGTATCAAGACTCAGACCCTGACAGAAGTCAGCCGATCGCACGCTTACCAAACGGAGATGTTGGTTAGTCGGGCATGCTTGACTGAACTCTGGTCCACACGCTGGCTGTCATCaaataaaccaaataaacatgtaaacatgtgtaTTTTGCGGACTAACTTAAAGTAGTTCTCAGAAATACGGTGACAGGGATCATCTCAGACAACTGGCTACATTTTTGTCGTAATAGTCACGTGAATGAAAGTCATTATTTCCAGACCATACGAGAATTCATGTTTTTGTCActaaatgataatttataaaactaaacttttatttgataGTTCATAGATTTAatgatttaatttcttttatatatttcagatATTATCATCAACATAAAGAACAAGAAGCTGGCGGAGGAATTGCCGTTCCGCCCCAACACCAATGTGCTGCAGTGTGAGACCTACGTCATCGACTGCATGCGCGAGTGCTGGGCTGAGCATCCCGAGCAAGCGGCCGGACTTCAAAACCGTCTGGCAAAAGCTGAAGCCACTGAGAGCAGGAATGTAAGAACTGGTCACAGAGTCTGCCCTTGATTTGTGGTTTCATTTCGGTTTAAACTTGAAACAAACTCACAGGCTGTCTGCGCTGTCATAAGATGTTCACATCGTAATTATTGATGACATGTTCAACATATTCCGAGTATTGTTGACGGTAGCTGTCATTTGGCAGAGGACTGACTGTCATGGCTATTTTTACAGTCATCACCTTTGAGTTTCAAAGGAATTTTTGGCCATGAGTAGGCTTTATGAACTTTGTCCCTCACATATTTACAGGAAGAGGAATATTTTGGACCACATGATGGCTCTCATGGAGCGATATCAGGAACGCTTGGAGGAGCTGGTGGAGGAGCGAACAGTGCAGCTggtggaggagaagaagaagacggaAACCTTACTGCACCGCATGTTGCCTAAGTAAGACCTCCGTATGAATTTTcagtttatgttttctttatagAAATTAGGTTATTTAAATAGAttataagcaaaatattttttcatgataattgaaAAATCTTAttgtccaaaataaaaaaaaaatcactgcacCTAAAACGGGTAATACATAATAGTGTCTTGTGAATAGTTTGTTCTCAAACGCTGAGGAACATCTTGAAACTCTATTTACTGTCCATTTTTCTAAAGCTGATAATTTATCTGCAAGTGACAAATTTAAAGTAGAAACTGTTTTACCCACAGACCTGTAGCAGAGCAGCTGAAGCGTGGAGAACCAGTGATACCAGAAGCGTTTGACTCTGTCACCATTTATTTCAGCGACATTTGCGGCTTCACCAAGTTATCTGCAGAAAGTACACCGATGGAGGTATGTTTACTTTTAGGCagtaagacaaaaatacaaaggCAGATGAAACTAGGCAGGTTTGACAATCTTAGAAAAGttttctcttattcttcaaTGTTGAAGGTCGTTGACATGCTGAACGACCTGTACACAACCTTCGACTCCACTGTCAAAAACTACGACGTTACAAAGTGGAGACAATCGGCGATGCATACATGGTGGTCTCCGGCCTGCCCATACGAAACGGAGATCTTCACGCCGGCGAGATCGCCTCCATGTCCATGGCGCTGTTGCCCAAATCAAGTCCTTCTGCATTCGCCATCGGCCTGACGCCACCCTCAAGCTCCGCATCGGCATCCATTCCGGTATCAAGCTTTTCTGACaggtttcttcttcttcttcaggcTTCTTCTTATCTAGTAGTGGTGTTCTCTTGTGTATTAATACAAAATGGACGCTTAGGATCGCACTGGCATCGGGGTGGAGCTAGTGGACCATCTGTCAACACTCgacaaaaatgaaatcaagAACCCACTTATATAAGAATAAATACTCTATAGCAATCCTGGTAACCACAAGAGGGAAAGCTAATaaattcaagaaagaaaacagtctAATCTTTATTTATACTAAGAGGAACTTAGTCTTGTTATTGACTTGATGTCCACAACCTACAtagattaatattttataaaataactaCTCAACACACAGACCAACATAAACCAGACACTCGAATcgtaaaacaaacatacaaaaaccaacacacacattaaaaatcCTTGTTGCCGCAAGAATAGGAAAGCATTTTCTCATGTCCTCTCTGCACGCTGGCATGCAAAGCCTGTTACCCGATGTGAACCTTCTAGAACATGTTCAGCATCACAGATAATGTTGTTAGCTTTTGACAGCGTCTGCTGGTTGTGCACAGCCCTTAACTCGGTTTGTTTCTCCCCGATGATCACGGAGTAAATCCTTATCTCTGAAGGGAGGTAAACAGCATGACCTGGAATTCTCCATTGATAAACGTGGATAATCAGCTAAAACTAACCAGTGCCCCAGTGGCGCCAGCCGTGTGGTAGTGGGGTGGAACTATCCACACTGCTTCTGCAACCGTCATGGTCTTGTCTTCACAGTAGTTGAAGTAGCAACTGTAAATAATACATGATCGAGGAGGAGGAAAATGAAGCATAcagtaagaaagaagaaagaaagaaaaaagtaggtATTTTAGATGCTTTTTGTTTATGGCAAACATGGCTGAACACAATTAATTGTTATGAAAATGAATGGGCTGCAATGATAAATTTTGCCTGACTACATTTCTCTGCCTCTAAACCTTTCATGGTCAATATTTTTGGTGCAGGGCCTTGTGTGGCGGGCGTTGTGGGTCTCACCATGCCCCGTTACACGCTGTTCGGAGACACCGTCAACACGGCGTCCAGGATGGAGACCAACGGAGAACGTAAGCCTTCTCTTGGCATTCTActcaagacaaacaaataaattcatgTCTGTTTTACATACAATTCTAGGTTCACTCATTTTAGAAGTGAGTGTACCTTCCACCCCTTGAATACTTAGGAGCaatattaaaaagatatttGACAAAGAAATATCGAGACGAAAACGTAAATACTCCTTCTGTAAGAATATTATTAACAATCCTCTGGACGTGGACGGGTCGCGTTGTTTATCTAAGATTTACATTCAACCATTTTACACATTAGCCAAATACATCGAAATTAAGCCAATTAAACAAagtttgatgaaataaaatctaAGGAATGAAGCCCTGTGAAAAGAGATACAAGTGCTAATAGCCGTCACTCAAACCCCCTCTGGACgaaaagacaatattttaaaattctttacatttttttctgacatttttgtatCTTACAAGATTAATGCAGCATCCTTCTCTTGTTTATACCACGTGACACTGACGcgttttacagaaatataaaataattttttcaattttaaattgGTAATGCGAATGACAGAAATCCCTCCGAGATTAGAAACGCggagaaagaaattatcttGTTTTATGTAAAATGGAAATTTAACTGATGTTTTGTTGTAGTATCATACCCCTGAACATTAATGTAATGTGAACTCACATGTTCTCACAAATTTAAGCTCTATCATAAAAAGACATTTGGTACTAGATTATTCTTACAGCCTCAAGcttgaataaaatattcttcGCAATATTTGCTTTATTCCTTCCACTGTCAGCTGGACGGCTGAACGGTCGGCTTTCACACTGTTTCGTTGATTTAATGTTTGACATTAGGCATGACCCACAGGCACAAAACTTGAGGCTTTTGCAAAtattgtgagtgagagagagagtgtgtgtgtatgtgtgtgatgctTTGCTATATACatgataaatgcaaataaaaaattaaaatatttaaagtctcATAGCCTGACTGCTAATAGATGagttaacaaaatattaaactatTTCATTGTCTCACAGCACTCAAAGTCCACTGCAGCAAGGAATGTAAAGATATTTTGGAAAAACTTGGCGGCTACACTCTTGAAGAACGGGGATATGTTTCAATGAAGGTATCATCAGTAAAATAAGAGTTGGATTGGCTAGAGCAACTCAGTTGAGTGGTTACTATCACCTAACATTTCCACTCTTGCTTTACGACATCAAAGAAAGACAGTAGCCTCATGAAGTGTATGTCTGTAAAATAGGAGCAAAACTTCTTTAACAGCCTAGTTGACCATACATGGCTATACTTTTGGGTTGAATGATTTCTATACcttttgtgcgtgtgtatatatttagttcCATGCGTTTTTGTTTGAATAATTTCTCAATTAATTTGTGTATTtgcgttatatatatatatttaaaaagtcaCGAGATTCAAGCGTTATTCCCCAACAAGATCCAAGTATAGCTGTTATTCTTACTGAACAAAATAGTTCCTAGGATCACAGATTTTATTATCTAATAGAATGATTAGAGACTTTACTTTAAACATATTTCAATGAACCCATCAAATGACTGTCAACATGACTTAACACGTCAGTTCATAAAGAGCTTAATGATAAAATAACCGTGTTTCTTCAAGTTTGTCTCtttctaattttgtttgtcTCTCGGTATGGCTTGGACTGATTTTCTTGCACGCCGCCCATATTGATATCATCTTGATGGAAGATGACGGCAGAGAGTCGATAACGATTATGGCTTTCCTCTAAAGAAACACAATcacataaaataactgttttacAACAGAGCGTAgttcatttcagaaaaaaaaaacaaaaattaagagtATACATAAATATCAAAAGCCAGTTACAGTATTGTGCTTTTGCACTCAAAAGTTGGCCCTTAGACTCTTATTATTGTTCCCCTTTGCTCTTTCACTATTTAGCTCTCTTTAGTCATAGGGCTGTCCggttagcgcttgtcaccagTACATTGAGGtttggctgtcctaggttcagctctCCTCTCAGgcaccctgttctttctctgcgtgtggcatctgtttaggGGGCTGgatgccttgctgtgatatggccttagttgctgacggTGTGAAACAACAATCTCCCCCTTTCACTCTTTTTGTCACAGGCTTGAACCTACACCTACACGGGACCTAtccctctccttttcttcagAGCTACTTGacaaattcaa contains:
- the LOC112564293 gene encoding LOW QUALITY PROTEIN: receptor-type guanylate cyclase Gyc76C-like (The sequence of the model RefSeq protein was modified relative to this genomic sequence to represent the inferred CDS: inserted 2 bases in 2 codons; deleted 1 base in 1 codon), with protein sequence MGERCIPKDTYVKEIVLGVLGGVLLVVVGIGLVIYRNWRYEQEIDGLLWKIDSSHIQMGQQASPVGTAGDKHNHDGGGISMVSTESRNSYTQVFVKIGVYKNRTVALKMYEKSKVDLGRHTKKEMKLLGDLRHVNINSFIGASVDTDFLILVTEYCSKGSLTDVLENEDITLDKMFISSIVKDILQGMIYIHASDLQFHGNLKSSNCLITSRWTVQVGDFGLMDTRAMTYHPEDVFAYYRNLLWKAPELLRSAKPHRGSCKGDIYAFGIVLYEIFGRCGPFGNCRLSPQDIIINIKNKKLAEELPFRPNTNVLQCETYVIDCMRECWAEHPEKRPDFKTVWQKLKPLRAGMKRNILDHMMALMERYQERLEELVEERTVQLVEEKKKTETLLHRMLPKPVAEQLKRGEPVIPEAFDSVTIYFSDICGFTKLSAESTPMEVVDMLNDLYTTFDSTVKNYDXYKVETIGDAYMVVSGLPIRNGDLHAGEIASMSMALLXQIKSFCIRHRPDATLKLRIGIHSGPCVAGVVGLTMPRYTLFGDTVNTASRMETNGEPLKVHCSKECKDILEKLGGYTLEERGYVSMKGKGTVLTYWLTNENPEVRRARLNRTHLRFSGRDSTESATPPFLRPLFSNSLTIP